In Mucilaginibacter auburnensis, the genomic stretch ATTTAATACAGGCACCCACTCGGCAGGTACGCCAATGTTGGTAAAATCTTCAACGGTAGCTACTTTAGCTTTCTTCTCAGGGCGCATTTGCGGGAAGAACAGTACTTCCTGTATGGTAGTTTGATTGGTCATCAGCATTACCAAACGGTCAATACCAATACCCAGGCCAGATGTTGGCGGCATACCATATTCAAGGGCGCGTAAAAAGTCATCATCCATTGCCATGGCTTCATCATCACCTCTGCCTGCTAATACCAGTTGCTCTTCAAAACGTTCGCGCTGATCAATCGGGTCGTTCAACTCAGAGTAGGCGTTGCCTATTTCTTTACCGTTAACAAATAACTCAAAACGCTCTACCAAGCCTTCTTTGCTGCGGTGCTTTTTAGCCAGCGGGGTCATTTCAATTGGATAGTCGGTTATGAATGTTGGCTGTATTAAATGAGCCTCCACTTTAGCGCTGAATATCTCGTCTATCAGTTTCCCTTTACCCATGGTGCCGTCTACCTCAATGCCCAATTCGGCACAGGTTTGGCGTAAACCGGCTTCGTCCATGGCCGATACATCAATGCCTGTATATTTCTGGATAGACTCATACATGGTTAAACGTACGTACGGGCCTGCAAAGTTAATTTCGTTGGCGCCCACCTGCACCGCGGCAATACCATGTACGGCACGGGTTACATGCTCCAGGCAACGCTCCACCATGTCCATCATCCATACATAATCTTTATAAGCTACGTAGATCTCCATAGCGGTAAACTCCGGGTTATGGGTGCGGTCCATGCCCTCGTTACGGAACATTTTACCAAACTCAAACACGCCATCAAAACCTGCTACTATCAAACGTTTTAAATACAACTCATTGGCGATACGAAGATACAAAGGCATATCCAACGTGTTGTGGTGCGTATTGAACGGACGCGCTGCCGCACCTCCGTGTACTGCCTGCAATATGGGGGTTTCCACCTCCATCCAACCCTGAGCGGTAAAGAACTCGCGCATGGCGCTAATTACTTTTGAGCGTTTGATGAAGATCTGTTTAAAATCGGGGTTAACCGTTAAATCAACATAACGCTGACGGTAACGCATTTCCGGGTCGGTAAAACCATCGTGAATGTTGCCATCCTCATCGCGCTTTACCACCGGCAGCGGTTTTAATGATTTAGCCAACAGGGTCAACTCCTGCACGTGTACAGATATCTCGCCGGTTTGAGTCAAAAACACATAGCCTTTAACGCCTATGTAATCGCCAATATCCAGTTTCTTTTTAAATACTTCGTTGTAAAGCGTTTTGTCTTCGCCGGGGCAAATATCATCGCGCTTTACATAAACCTGTATACGTCCGGTTGAATCCTGCAGTTCGG encodes the following:
- the lysS gene encoding lysine--tRNA ligase, with product MSIALSEQEIIRRESLQQLRALGIDPYPAEEYKVTAFAQEIADNFKSDEDKYKQVTLAGRIMSRRIMGSASFAELQDSTGRIQVYVKRDDICPGEDKTLYNEVFKKKLDIGDYIGVKGYVFLTQTGEISVHVQELTLLAKSLKPLPVVKRDEDGNIHDGFTDPEMRYRQRYVDLTVNPDFKQIFIKRSKVISAMREFFTAQGWMEVETPILQAVHGGAAARPFNTHHNTLDMPLYLRIANELYLKRLIVAGFDGVFEFGKMFRNEGMDRTHNPEFTAMEIYVAYKDYVWMMDMVERCLEHVTRAVHGIAAVQVGANEINFAGPYVRLTMYESIQKYTGIDVSAMDEAGLRQTCAELGIEVDGTMGKGKLIDEIFSAKVEAHLIQPTFITDYPIEMTPLAKKHRSKEGLVERFELFVNGKEIGNAYSELNDPIDQRERFEEQLVLAGRGDDEAMAMDDDFLRALEYGMPPTSGLGIGIDRLVMLMTNQTTIQEVLFFPQMRPEKKAKVATVEDFTNIGVPAEWVPVLNKMGFNTVEELKAGNPNKVFNDLGGMRKKLKLDITMPAKDVVMAWFE